The following are encoded in a window of Prevotella melaninogenica genomic DNA:
- the fic gene encoding protein adenylyltransferase Fic — MEEHKEHSKKSIRFFNDHEVRAVWDEEQNCWWFSATDIVRAINNEPDYTKAGNYWRWLKRKLKQDGIEPVSVTHGFKFEAPDGKMRVADVLDSEGVALLAKHYPNNRANEFLDWFTYSDNTLDGQSRKKAYQLYESGLLKSLEPGSIQCLQQIHAYLFGGLYDFAGQIRTKNISKGGFTFANCMHFPATLQTIERMPETTFDEIMDKYIEMNVAHPFMEGNGRSTRIWLDLMLKRSLKRCVDWSQIDKNEYLSAMRESVTDSTHIKTLVLPALTTKIDDREMFMKGIDYSYYYEQNE; from the coding sequence ATGGAAGAACATAAAGAGCATAGTAAGAAATCAATTCGCTTCTTCAACGACCATGAAGTGAGGGCGGTATGGGACGAGGAACAAAACTGTTGGTGGTTCTCAGCTACTGATATCGTACGAGCCATCAACAACGAACCTGATTACACCAAGGCTGGTAACTATTGGCGTTGGCTAAAACGTAAGTTGAAGCAAGACGGCATTGAACCTGTGAGTGTCACTCACGGCTTCAAGTTTGAAGCACCAGACGGCAAGATGCGTGTTGCAGATGTTCTTGATAGCGAAGGAGTTGCTTTGTTAGCAAAGCACTATCCTAACAATCGAGCAAATGAGTTCCTTGACTGGTTTACATACAGCGATAATACGTTGGATGGGCAGAGTCGAAAGAAAGCATATCAGTTATATGAAAGTGGATTGTTGAAAAGTCTTGAGCCAGGCAGCATACAATGTTTACAACAGATTCATGCCTATCTCTTTGGAGGTTTGTATGACTTTGCTGGACAAATCCGCACGAAGAATATCTCCAAAGGGGGATTCACGTTTGCTAATTGTATGCACTTCCCTGCTACGCTGCAAACAATAGAACGAATGCCTGAAACTACCTTCGATGAGATTATGGATAAATACATTGAAATGAATGTTGCCCATCCTTTTATGGAAGGTAATGGTCGTAGCACTCGCATTTGGCTTGACCTTATGCTGAAGCGTTCTCTCAAGCGGTGTGTGGATTGGAGTCAGATAGACAAGAACGAGTATCTGTCAGCCATGCGCGAGAGTGTAACTGATAGCACACACATCAAGACTTTGGTACTGCCTGCACTCACCACTAAGATTGATGACCGAGAAATGTTCATGAAAGGTATTGATTATTCATACTATTATGAACAAAATGAGTGA